Proteins from one Cicer arietinum cultivar CDC Frontier isolate Library 1 chromosome 3, Cicar.CDCFrontier_v2.0, whole genome shotgun sequence genomic window:
- the LOC101508325 gene encoding uncharacterized protein isoform X1: protein MQQQQHLMQMQPMMATYYPNNVTTDHIQQYLDENKSLILKIVESQNSGKLSECAENQARLQRNLMYLAAIADSQPQPPTMPGQQYPGGGGMMQQGQQAHYMQAQQMTQQQLMAARSSLLYAQQQPYSALQQHQLGGGGGTSGLHMLQSEACSNMNVGGGSSSSTMGSGGGGGGFPDFIRGGGGGEGLHRNLIGSGSKQQEIGMGSSSDQGRGGGGEGGENLYLKSSDDGN, encoded by the exons ATGCAGCAGCAGCAGCACCTGATGCAGATGCAGCCCATGATGGCAACCTACTATCCCAACAACGTCACCACTGATCATATTCAACAG TACCTGGATGAGAACAAATCATTGATTCTGAAGATTGTGGAGAGTCAGAACTCTGGCAAGCTGAGCGAGTGTGCcga GAATCAAGCAAGGCTACAGAGAAATCTCATGTACCTAGCTGCTATAGCTGATTCTCAACCTCAACCACCAACCATGCCTGGTCAG CAGTACCCTGGTGGTGGTGGAATGATGCAGCAGGGTCAGCAGGCACACTACATGCAAGCTCAGCAAATGACACAACAACAACTAATGGCTGCACGTTCTTCCCTTCTATACGCGCAGCAACAACCTTACTCAGCACTTCAACAGCACCAACTCGGCGGCGGAGGTGGAACTTCAGGACTTCACATGTTACAAAGTGAAGCATGTAGCAATATGAATGTGGGAGGAGGAAGTAGTAGCTCAACTATGGgttctggtggtggtggtggagggTTTCCTGACTTCATCCGCGGTGGAGGAGGAGGAGAAGGTTTGCACAGGAATCTTATTGGAAGTGGAAGCAAGCAGCAGGAGATTGGGATGGGTTCTTCTTCTGATCAAGGtcgtggtggtggtggtgaagggggTGAAAACCTTTACCTCAAATCTTCTGACGATGGGAACTAG
- the LOC101508325 gene encoding uncharacterized protein isoform X4 produces the protein MKTENVSNLSNYYFSISRHLVDMYLDENKSLILKIVESQNSGKLSECAENQARLQRNLMYLAAIADSQPQPPTMPGQYPGGGGMMQQGQQAHYMQAQQMTQQQLMAARSSLLYAQQQPYSALQQHQLGGGGGTSGLHMLQSEACSNMNVGGGSSSSTMGSGGGGGGFPDFIRGGGGGEGLHRNLIGSGSKQQEIGMGSSSDQGRGGGGEGGENLYLKSSDDGN, from the exons atGAAGACGGAGAATGTATCAAACCTGTCAAACTATTACTTCTCAATTAGCCGACACCTCGTAGACATG TACCTGGATGAGAACAAATCATTGATTCTGAAGATTGTGGAGAGTCAGAACTCTGGCAAGCTGAGCGAGTGTGCcga GAATCAAGCAAGGCTACAGAGAAATCTCATGTACCTAGCTGCTATAGCTGATTCTCAACCTCAACCACCAACCATGCCTGGTCAG TACCCTGGTGGTGGTGGAATGATGCAGCAGGGTCAGCAGGCACACTACATGCAAGCTCAGCAAATGACACAACAACAACTAATGGCTGCACGTTCTTCCCTTCTATACGCGCAGCAACAACCTTACTCAGCACTTCAACAGCACCAACTCGGCGGCGGAGGTGGAACTTCAGGACTTCACATGTTACAAAGTGAAGCATGTAGCAATATGAATGTGGGAGGAGGAAGTAGTAGCTCAACTATGGgttctggtggtggtggtggagggTTTCCTGACTTCATCCGCGGTGGAGGAGGAGGAGAAGGTTTGCACAGGAATCTTATTGGAAGTGGAAGCAAGCAGCAGGAGATTGGGATGGGTTCTTCTTCTGATCAAGGtcgtggtggtggtggtgaagggggTGAAAACCTTTACCTCAAATCTTCTGACGATGGGAACTAG
- the LOC101508325 gene encoding uncharacterized protein isoform X2, which produces MQQQQHLMQMQPMMATYYPNNVTTDHIQQYLDENKSLILKIVESQNSGKLSECAENQARLQRNLMYLAAIADSQPQPPTMPGQYPGGGGMMQQGQQAHYMQAQQMTQQQLMAARSSLLYAQQQPYSALQQHQLGGGGGTSGLHMLQSEACSNMNVGGGSSSSTMGSGGGGGGFPDFIRGGGGGEGLHRNLIGSGSKQQEIGMGSSSDQGRGGGGEGGENLYLKSSDDGN; this is translated from the exons ATGCAGCAGCAGCAGCACCTGATGCAGATGCAGCCCATGATGGCAACCTACTATCCCAACAACGTCACCACTGATCATATTCAACAG TACCTGGATGAGAACAAATCATTGATTCTGAAGATTGTGGAGAGTCAGAACTCTGGCAAGCTGAGCGAGTGTGCcga GAATCAAGCAAGGCTACAGAGAAATCTCATGTACCTAGCTGCTATAGCTGATTCTCAACCTCAACCACCAACCATGCCTGGTCAG TACCCTGGTGGTGGTGGAATGATGCAGCAGGGTCAGCAGGCACACTACATGCAAGCTCAGCAAATGACACAACAACAACTAATGGCTGCACGTTCTTCCCTTCTATACGCGCAGCAACAACCTTACTCAGCACTTCAACAGCACCAACTCGGCGGCGGAGGTGGAACTTCAGGACTTCACATGTTACAAAGTGAAGCATGTAGCAATATGAATGTGGGAGGAGGAAGTAGTAGCTCAACTATGGgttctggtggtggtggtggagggTTTCCTGACTTCATCCGCGGTGGAGGAGGAGGAGAAGGTTTGCACAGGAATCTTATTGGAAGTGGAAGCAAGCAGCAGGAGATTGGGATGGGTTCTTCTTCTGATCAAGGtcgtggtggtggtggtgaagggggTGAAAACCTTTACCTCAAATCTTCTGACGATGGGAACTAG
- the LOC101508014 gene encoding myosin-11-like — protein sequence MGTPVNIIVGSHVWVEDPDVSWIDGQVSKITGQDAEIETTNGKKVVAKLSKILPKDMEAPAGGVDDMTKLSYLHEPGVLENLKIRYELNEIYTYTGNILIAINPFQKLPHLYDLHMMQQYKGAPFGELSPHVFAVADVAYRAMVNERKSNSILVSGESGAGKTETTKMLMQYLAFLGGRAATEGRTVEQQVLESNPVLEAFGNAKTVRNNNSSRFGKFVEIQFDKSGRISGAAIRTYLLERSRVCQVNDPERNYHCFYLLCAAPQEELDKYKLGHPKTFHYLNQSKCYELADISDAREYLATRRAMDIVGISQKEQEAIFRVVASILHIGNIDFAKGKEVDSSVPKDDKARFHLKTTAELLMCDVDALEDALCKRVMVTPEEIIKRSLDPQSAAISRDGFAKTIYSRLFDWLVDKINNSIGQDANSKSLIGVLDIYGFESFKSNSFEQFCINFTNEKLQQHFNQHVFKMEQEEYTKEQIDWSYIEFVDNQDVLDLIEKKPGGIIALLDEACMFPKSTHETFSNKLYQTFKSHKRFVKPKLSRTDFTIAHYAGEVQYQSDQFLDKNKDYVVPEHQDLLSSSKCPFVAGLFPPLPEETSKSSKFSSIGSRFKLQLQQLMETLNSTEPHYVRCVKPNNLLKPAVFENVNIMQQLRCGGVLEAIRISCAGYPTRRAFFEFINRFSLLAPEVTEAHNDEKAVCHKILEKMELKGYQIGKTKVFLRAGQMAELDARRAQVLSIAAKTIQRRIRTHQARKHYLALRKKTIYVQSLWRGRLACKLYQHMRRDAAAVKIQKHARRHSSWKSYIKLHASVLTLQTALRAIAARKEFNFRKRTKASITIQARWRCYRASSYYKRLKKGSILTQCRWRGRVARKELRNLKMAARETGALKEAKDKLEKRVEELTWRLQLEKSLRTNLEESKAQEIAKLQNSLQELQSKADETNAMLVKERENAKKSIEEAPPVIQETQVIVEDTQKIESLTAEVESLKTSLESEKQKAGDLEKKYNEAQAYSEERSKKLEDTEKKARQLQESLTRLEEKITNLESENQVLRQQAVSMAPNKFLSGRSRSIIQRVDSGHIGVEAKPHLDMQSPSMNHRESRESRESRESNEVEDKPQKSLNEKQQENQELLIRCIAQHLGFAGNRPIAACIIYKCLLHWRSFEVERTSVFDRIIQTIGHAIETQENNDVLAYWLSNASTLLLLLQRTLKASGAAGMAPQRRRSSSATLFGRMTQSFRGAPAGVNLSLINGSMNGGVDTLRQVEAKYPALLFKQQLTAYVEKIYGMIRDNLKKEISPLLGLCIQAPRTSRASLVKGSSRSVANTEAQKALIAHWQGIVKSLGIFLNTLKANHVPPFLVRKVFTQIFSFINVQLFNSLLLRRECCSFSNGEYVKAGLAELEHWCYKATDEYAGPAWDELKHIRQAIGFLVIHQKPKKTLDEISHDLCPVLSIQQLYRISTMYWDDKYGTHSVSPDVISNMRVLMTEDSNNAVSNSFLLDDDSSIPFSVDDISKSNEQIDISDIEPPPLIRENSGFSFLLPRPD from the exons ATG GGGACTCCTGTGAATATTATTGTGGGTTCTCATGTCTGGGTTGAAGATCCAGATGTATCTTGGATTGATGGACAGGTTTCTAAAATCACTGGTCAGGATGCAGAAATTGAAACGACCAATGGAAAGAAG GTTGTTGCAAAGTTATCAAAAATATTACCCAAAGATATGGAAGCTCCCGCTGGTGGAGTGGATGATATGACTAAATTGTCCTATTTGCATGAGCCTGGTGTCCTGGAGAACTTAAAAATTAGATATGAATTGAATGAAATATAC ACTTATACTGGAAACATACTGATTGCAATAAATCCATTTCAAAAACTACCTCATCTTTATGATTTACATATGATGCAACAATACAAAGGAGCACCATTTGGAGAGTTAAGCCCTCATGTATTTGCAGTTGCTGATGTTGCGTACAG GGCAATGGTTAATGAACGGAAAAGCAATTCAATTCTGGTCAGTGGTGAAAGTGGAGCTGGTAAAACTGAAACTACGAAAATGCTTATGCAGTACCTTGCTTTCTTAGGTGGTAGGGCAGCCACTGAAGGACGAACAGTTGAACAACAAGTTCTTGAA TCAAATCCAGTTTTGGAAGCATTTGGTAATGCTAAGACCGTCAGGAATAACAATTCCAG TCGTTTTGGTAAGTTTGTCGAGATCCAATTTGATAAGAGTGGAAGAATCTCAGGAGCAGCCATTCGGACATACCTTCTTGAGAGATCTCGGGTTTGCCAAGTTAATGATCCGGAACGCAACTACCACTGCTTTTATCTTCTTTGTGCTGCACCACAGGAG GAACTTGACAAATACAAATTAGGACATCCTAAAACATTTCATTACCTTAACCAGTCAAAATGCTACGAACTGGCTGATATAAGTGATGCTCGTGAGTATCTTGCCACTAGGAGAGCTATGGATATTGTTGGAATAAGCCAAAAAGAGCAG GAAGCAATTTTCAGAGTTGTTGCTTCAATTCTTCATATTGGTAATATTGATTTCGCCAAAGGAAAGGAAGTTGATTCATCGGTCCCAAAAGATGATAAGGCCAGATTCCACTTAAAAACAACTGCTGAGCTCCTCAT GTGTGATGTTGATGCCTTAGAAGATGCATTATGTAAGCGTGTCATGGTCACCCCTGAGGAAATTATAAAACGGAGTCTTGATCCGCAAAGTGCAGCAATCAGCAGAGATGGCTTCGCGAAAACAATTTATTCTAGGCTGTTTGACTG GTTGGTGGACAAGATTAATAATTCAATTGGACAAGATGCCAATTCTAAATCTTTGATCGGGGTCCTTGATATCTATGGTTTTGAAAGCTTTAAATCTAACAG TTTTGAGCAGTTCTgcattaattttacaaatgagAAGTTGCAGCAGCATTTCAATCAG CACGTGTTCAAAATGGAACAAGAGGAATATACAAAGGAACAGATCGATTGGAGCTACATTGAATTTGTTGACAACCAAGATGTTTTGGACCTTATCGAAAAG AAACCTGGAGGAATCATCGCTCTCCTTGATGAAGCTTG CATGTTTCCAAAGTCAACACATGAAACATTTTCAAACAAGCTTTATCAGACATTTAAGAGTCACAAGCGCTTTGTTAAACCAAAATTGTCTCGAACAGATTTCACTATTGCTCATTATGCGGGCGAG GTGCAGTACCAGTCTGACCAATTTTTAGATAAAAACAAGGATTATGTGGTTCCTGAACATCAAGATTTATTGAGTTCTTCCAAATGTCCTTTTGTAGCGGGTCTTTTTCCTCCACTTCCAGAAGAGACATCGAAATCTTCAAAGTTTTCTTCTATCGGTTCTCGTTTTAAG CTGCAATTACAACAATTAATGGAGACATTAAACTCAACAGAGCCTCATTACGTTAGATGTGTGAAACCAAACAACCTCCTCAAGCCTGCAGTTTTTGAGAATGTCAATATTATGCAACAACTTCGCTGTGGT GGTGTTTTAGAGGCAATCAGGATAAGTTGTGCTGGGTACCCAACTCGCCGTGCTTTCTTTGAGTTTATAAACCGATTTTCCCTCCTTGCCCCAGAGGTCACAGAAGCACA CAATGATGAGAAGGCCGTTTGCCACAAGATTCTAGAAAAGATGGAGCTTAAAGGATATCAG ATTGGAAAAACAAAGGTATTTCTAAGAGCAGGTCAGATGGCTGAACTAGATGCTCGGAGAGCTCAAGTACTAAGTATAGCAGCAAAAACTATCCAACGGCGTATACGAACCCATCAGGCCCGTAAACATTATCTTGCATTACGAAAGAAAACCATATATGTGCAGTCTCTGTGGAGAG GAAGACTTGCATGTAAACTTTATCAACACATGAGAAGGGATGCTGCTGCTGTGAAAATTCAGAAGCACGCACGCAGACATTCATCTTGGAAATCCTACATTAAACTCCATGCATCAGTGCTTACTTTGCAAACAGCTTTGAGGGCAATCGCTGCCCGTAAGGAGTTCAATTTTAGGAAACGGACTAAAGCTTCCATCACAATTCAG GCTCGCTGGCGGTGCTACAGGGCTTCCTCATATTATAAGAGGTTGAAGAAAGGTTCAATTCTGACACAATGCCGATGGAGAGGGCGTGTAGCCAGAAAAGAACTTAGGAACCTGAAAATG GCTGCAAGAGAAACTGGCGCACTTAAAGAGGCAAAGGATAAGCTTGAAAAACGAGTGGAGGAACTCACATGGCGCCTCCAACTAGAAAAAAGTTTAAGg ACCAATCTAGAAGAATCCAAAGCACAAGAGATAGCAAAACTGCAGAACTCCCTGCAGGAGCTGCAGAGCAAAGCTGATGAAACCAATGCCATGCTTGTAAAGGAGCGAGAGAATGCAAAGAAATCTATAGAAGAAGCACCTCCTGTTATTCAAGAGACTCAGGTTATCGTTGAAGACACACAGAAGATTGAATCTCTAACAGCAGAAGTTGAGAGTTTAAAG ACATCACTAGAGTCAGAGAAACAGAAAGCTGGTGATTTGGAAAAGAAATATAATGAAGCCCAAGCTTATAGTGAAGAAAGGAGTAAAAAGTTAGAAGACACAGAAAAGAAGGCCCGTCAGCTCCAAGAATCATTGACCag GCTAGAAGAGAAGATTACAAATTTAGAATCAGAGAATCAAGTTCTACGTCAACAAGCTGTTTCCATGGCACCTAATAAGTTCCTCTCAGGACGCTCCAGATCAATTATCCAG AGAGTTGACAGTGGACATATTGGAGTAGAAGCAAAACCACATCTG GATATGCAAAGTCCATCAATGAACCACAGGGAATCCAGAGAATCCAGGGAATCCAGGGAATCCAATGAGGTGGAGGATAAACCACAGAAGTCACTGAATGAGAAACAACAGGAGAACCAAGAGTTGCTCATTAGATGTATTGCACAGCATCTAGGCTTTGCTGGGAATAGACCAATTGCTGCCTGTATCATATACAAATGCCTCTTGCATTGGAGATCATTTGAAGTTGAGCGTACCAGTGTGTTTGATCGTATTATCCAAACTATAGGCCATGCAATTGAG ACCCAGGAAAACAATGATGTCTTGGCTTATTGGTTATCCAATGCTTCTACACTTCTCTTGTTGCTTCAGCGCACACTTAAGGCGAGTGGTGCTGCTGGAATGGCTCCTCAACGCCGCCGTTCTTCCTCGGCAACCCTGTTTGGGAGGATGACACAA AGTTTCCGTGGAGCTCCAGCGGGAGTCAATCTT TCCCTAATCAACGGTAGCATGAACGGAGGAGTAGATACACTAAGACAGGTTGAGGCCAAGTACCCAGCTCTGCTTTTCAAACAGCAGCTTACAGCATATGTAGAAAAAATATATGGAATGATTCGAGataacttgaagaaagaaattTCTCCCTTGCTTGGATTATGCATCCAG GCACCAAGAACATCCAGGGCAAGCTTAGTTAAGGGATCATCACGTTCAGTTGCAAACACTGAAGCGCAAAAAGCCTTGATTGCTCACTGGCAGGGGATAGTCAAGAGCCTTGGGATCTTCTTAAATACTTTGAAAGCAAATCAC GTTCCCCCATTTTTGGTTCGTAAGGTGTTCACTCAAATTTTTTCTTTCATCAATGTCCAACTCTTCAATAG TCTTCTCTTAAGACGGGAGTGCTGTTCATTTAGCAATGGAGAATATGTGAAAGCTGGTTTGGCTGAATTGGAGCATTGGTGTTATAAGGCAACTGATGAG TATGCAGGTCCAGCCTGGGATGAGCTCAAACATATTAGGCAAGCTATTGGATTTCTG GTCATACATCAGAAACCAAAGAAAACGTTGGATGAAATAAGTCATGACCTTTGTCCA GTCCTCAGTATACAGCAGCTATATCGAATTAGCACCATGTACTGGGATGACAAGTATGGCACACATAGTGTGTCCCCTGAT GTCATATCAAATATGCGAGTGTTGATGACTGAAGATTCAAATAATGCAGTTAGTAATTCTTTTCTGTTGGATGATGATTCAAG CATTCCATTTTCTGTTGATGACATATCAAAGTCAAATGAACAGATAGATATCTCTGATATAGAGCCTCCACCACTAATTCGTGAGAACTCTGGCTTTAGTTTCTTGTTGCCACGCCCAGACTGA
- the LOC101508325 gene encoding uncharacterized protein isoform X3, with translation MKTENVSNLSNYYFSISRHLVDMYLDENKSLILKIVESQNSGKLSECAENQARLQRNLMYLAAIADSQPQPPTMPGQQYPGGGGMMQQGQQAHYMQAQQMTQQQLMAARSSLLYAQQQPYSALQQHQLGGGGGTSGLHMLQSEACSNMNVGGGSSSSTMGSGGGGGGFPDFIRGGGGGEGLHRNLIGSGSKQQEIGMGSSSDQGRGGGGEGGENLYLKSSDDGN, from the exons atGAAGACGGAGAATGTATCAAACCTGTCAAACTATTACTTCTCAATTAGCCGACACCTCGTAGACATG TACCTGGATGAGAACAAATCATTGATTCTGAAGATTGTGGAGAGTCAGAACTCTGGCAAGCTGAGCGAGTGTGCcga GAATCAAGCAAGGCTACAGAGAAATCTCATGTACCTAGCTGCTATAGCTGATTCTCAACCTCAACCACCAACCATGCCTGGTCAG CAGTACCCTGGTGGTGGTGGAATGATGCAGCAGGGTCAGCAGGCACACTACATGCAAGCTCAGCAAATGACACAACAACAACTAATGGCTGCACGTTCTTCCCTTCTATACGCGCAGCAACAACCTTACTCAGCACTTCAACAGCACCAACTCGGCGGCGGAGGTGGAACTTCAGGACTTCACATGTTACAAAGTGAAGCATGTAGCAATATGAATGTGGGAGGAGGAAGTAGTAGCTCAACTATGGgttctggtggtggtggtggagggTTTCCTGACTTCATCCGCGGTGGAGGAGGAGGAGAAGGTTTGCACAGGAATCTTATTGGAAGTGGAAGCAAGCAGCAGGAGATTGGGATGGGTTCTTCTTCTGATCAAGGtcgtggtggtggtggtgaagggggTGAAAACCTTTACCTCAAATCTTCTGACGATGGGAACTAG